In Humulus lupulus chromosome 7, drHumLupu1.1, whole genome shotgun sequence, the following are encoded in one genomic region:
- the LOC133790958 gene encoding ATP-dependent DNA helicase Q-like SIM isoform X3 — protein MNGNSISSEEDVVSKLIEMGFENSNAVEAVKLVGPSLDDAVEYILNGCRRNSHRATSNSTSFENNVKALGKRDMSSTCVSGQKRQSSILEHFQSTSRNKRSATAIVEQSKPPISDDSYCIKTATSEAFPVDCSDEMGIGPDWEHKVNSLLQKHFGNFSLKEFQKEALTAWQAHEDCLVLAATGSGKSLCFQIPALLTGKVVVVISPLISLMHDQCLKLAKHGVSACFLGSGQPDSSVETKAMRGMYSIVYICPETVLRLIKPLQTLAENRGIALFAIDEVHCVSKWGHDFRPDYRRLSVLREKFSASNLKFLKFSIPLMALTATATIQVREDILKSLSMTKETKVVLTSFFRPNLRFSVKHSRTSSPLSYEKDFHELIDQYARKGKPGEKKQMIFPLEFSGSSVSILEADAISDNDLTDVEDSYSDRDDETYSTEHNDAKGKEMSIEYLENEVDVFQSVDDWDVACGEFSAEAPHLDCDLIGVSESVDHPSRLDKRDQLLKENLEQGPTIIYVPTRKDTLKIAKYLCGHGVKAAAYNAGVVVATIAFGMGIDKLMVRRIIHYGWPQSLEAYYQEAGRAGRDGKLADCILIANLSRVPSLLPSKRTAEQTRQAYKMLSDCFRYGMNSSCCRAKKLVEYFGEKFTDEKCLMCDVCVNGPPEAQDLREEADILMQVIAAYNGRRTFDEASYFDDASTQQRFRGKPDLRMFVSEIRSQSQKFMATDLLWWRGLARIMESKGLIREGDDKNHVQITMPEPTELGLEFLQYKEDQTFCVHPEADMLVSMRKTESYSSFSDWGKGWADPEIRRQRLERMQHKTKQKKTKGLRGSRKRGKRNSNKHTPDMTTVRGRITAKFTKANGKPFRSR, from the exons ATGAATGGCAATAGTATCTCTTCCGAAGAAGATGTTGTCTCAAAACTTATTGAAATGGGGTTTGAGAATTCCAATGCCGTAGAAGCTGTGAAATTAGTTGGTCCATCACTTGATGATGCAGTTGAATATATATTGAATGGATGTCGTAGAAACAGTCATAGGGCAACAAGTAATTCTACCAGTTTTGAGAACAATGTGAAGGCTTTGGGGAAAAGAGACATGTCTTCCACTTGTGTCTCAGGTCAGAAGCGACAGTCTAGCATACTAGAACATTTCCAGTCCACTAGTAGAAACAAGAGAAGTGCAACTGCAATTGTGGAACAAAGCAAGCCACCTATTTCAGATGATAGTTATTGCATCAAGACTGCTACATCAGAAGCATTTCCAGTTGATTGCTCAGATGAGATGGGCATTGGACCAGATTGGGAACATAAAGTGAACAGTCTATTGCAaaagcattttggtaatttttcgtTAAAAGAATTTCAGAAAGAAGCCTTGACTGCATGGCAAGCTCATGAAGACTGTCTTGTTCTTGCTGCAACAGGATCTG GGAAATCTTTGTGTTTTCAGATTCCAGCATTATTGACTGGGAAGGTTGTGGTTGTAATATCACCATTGATAAGCTTGATGCATGATCAGTGCTTAAAACTGGCAAAACATGGGGTCTCTGCTTGCTTTCTTGGATCTGGCCAGCCTGATAGTTCTGTTGAAACTAAAGCTATGAGAGGCATGTATAGCATAGTATATATTTGCCCTGAGACAGTTTTAAG ACTGATAAAACCACTTCAGACATTAGCGGAAAATCGTGGAATTGCTTTATTTGCTATTGATGAAGTACATTGTGTTTCTAAGTGGGGTCATGATTTTCGGCCAGACTACAG GAGATTGTCTGTCCTGCGAGAGAAGTTCAGTGCAAGCAACTTAAAGTTCCTAAAATTCAGTATACCACTGATGGCATTAACTGCTACTGCCACAATACAGGTTCGAGAAGACATTCTCAAGTCATTGTCCATGACAAAAGAAACAAAGGTTGTCCTTACCTCATTTTTTCGGCCAAACCTGAGGTTTTCC GTAAAACATAGTAGAACCTCTTCACCATTATCTTATGAGAAAGATTTCCATGAGTTGATTGATCAATATGCAAGAAAGGGAAAACCTGGAGAAAAGAAACAAATGATATTCCCACTAGAATTTAGTGGTTCATCTGTTAGCATATTGGAGGCAGATGCAATTTCTGACAATGATTTGACTGATGTTGAGGATAGTTATTCTGATAGAGATGATGAAACATATTCAACAGAGCATAATGATGCAAAGGGAAAAGAAATGTCAATTGAGTACTTGGAAAACGAGGTGGATGTTTTCCAGAGTGTGGATGATTGGGATG TTGCTTGTGGTGAGTTCTCCGCAGAAGCTCCTCATCTAGACTGTGACCTCATTGGAGTATCTGAGTCGGTTGATCACCCAAGTAGACTGGACAAAAGGGATCAACTTTTAAAAGAGAATTTAGAACAAGGACCTACCATCATATATGTTCCCACTAGAAAAGATACATTGAAAATTGCCAAGTATCTATGTGGACATGGTGTGAAGGCTGCTGCTTATAATGCAGGG GTTGTTGTAGCAACAATTGCTTTTGGAATGGGGATTGACAAGTTAATGGTCCGAAGGATTATCCACTATGGTTGGCCACAG AGCCTGGAAGCATACTATCAAGAAGCTGGTCGTGCTGGAAGAGACGGAAAGTTAGCAGATTGTA TATTGATTGCAAACTTATCAAGAGTACCTTCACTTTTGCCTAGTAAGAGAACTGCTGAGCAGACAAGACAAGCATACAAGATGTTGTCTGATTGTTTCAG GTATGGAATGAATTCATCATGCTGTCGGGCTAAGAAGCTCGTGGAATACTTTGGAGAGAAATTCACTGATGAGAAGTGTCTCAT GTGTGATGTGTGCGTTAATGGACCTCCCGAAGCACAGGATTTGAGAGAGGAGGCAGACATCTTGATGCAGGTTATTGCTGCCTATAAC GGACGTAGAACTTTTGATGAGGCCTCATACTTTGATGATGCAAGTACACAACAAAGATTCAGGGGAAAGCCAGATCTCAGGATGTTTGTCAGTGAAATTAGGTCACAG TCTCAAAAATTCATGGCTACTGATCTGCTCTGGTGGCGAGGCCTTGCTCGAATTATGGAAAGTAAAGGGTTAATCAGAGAGGGAGATGACAAG AACCATGTTCAGATAACAATGCCAGAGCCAACAGAACTTGGTCTTGAGTTTCTGCAATACAAGGAGGACCAAACTTTTTGTGTTCACCCTGAAGCAGATATGCTTGTGTCCATGAGGAAGACTGAATCTTATTCGAGTTTCTCAGACTGGGGAAAAGGGTGGGCTGACCCTGAGATTCGCCGCCAACGTTTGGAGAGGATGCAACACAAGACGAAGCAGAAAAAAACAAAGGGGTTAAGAGGGTCAAGAAAAAGGGGGAAAAGAAATTCAAATAAGCATACTCCTGATATGACTACTGTTAGAGGTAGAATAACAGCGAAATTCACCAAAGCAAATGGTAAGCCATTTCGGTCTAGGTGA
- the LOC133790958 gene encoding ATP-dependent DNA helicase Q-like SIM isoform X1: MNGNSISSEEDVVSKLIEMGFENSNAVEAVKLVGPSLDDAVEYILNGCRRNSHRATSNSTSFENNVKALGKRDMSSTCVSGQKRQSSILEHFQSTSRNKRSATAIVEQSKPPISDDSYCIKTATSEAFPVDCSDEMGIGPDWEHKVNSLLQKHFGNFSLKEFQKEALTAWQAHEDCLVLAATGSGKSLCFQIPALLTGKVVVVISPLISLMHDQCLKLAKHGVSACFLGSGQPDSSVETKAMRGMYSIVYICPETVLRLIKPLQTLAENRGIALFAIDEVHCVSKWGHDFRPDYRRLSVLREKFSASNLKFLKFSIPLMALTATATIQVREDILKSLSMTKETKVVLTSFFRPNLRFSVKHSRTSSPLSYEKDFHELIDQYARKGKPGEKKQMIFPLEFSGSSVSILEADAISDNDLTDVEDSYSDRDDETYSTEHNDAKGKEMSIEYLENEVDVFQSVDDWDVACGEFSAEAPHLDCDLIGVSESVDHPSRLDKRDQLLKENLEQGPTIIYVPTRKDTLKIAKYLCGHGVKAAAYNAGLPKKHLRQVHKEFQENTIEVVVATIAFGMGIDKLMVRRIIHYGWPQSLEAYYQEAGRAGRDGKLADCILIANLSRVPSLLPSKRTAEQTRQAYKMLSDCFRYGMNSSCCRAKKLVEYFGEKFTDEKCLMCDVCVNGPPEAQDLREEADILMQVIAAYNGRRTFDEASYFDDASTQQRFRGKPDLRMFVSEIRSQSQKFMATDLLWWRGLARIMESKGLIREGDDKNHVQITMPEPTELGLEFLQYKEDQTFCVHPEADMLVSMRKTESYSSFSDWGKGWADPEIRRQRLERMQHKTKQKKTKGLRGSRKRGKRNSNKHTPDMTTVRGRITAKFTKANGKPFRSR, from the exons ATGAATGGCAATAGTATCTCTTCCGAAGAAGATGTTGTCTCAAAACTTATTGAAATGGGGTTTGAGAATTCCAATGCCGTAGAAGCTGTGAAATTAGTTGGTCCATCACTTGATGATGCAGTTGAATATATATTGAATGGATGTCGTAGAAACAGTCATAGGGCAACAAGTAATTCTACCAGTTTTGAGAACAATGTGAAGGCTTTGGGGAAAAGAGACATGTCTTCCACTTGTGTCTCAGGTCAGAAGCGACAGTCTAGCATACTAGAACATTTCCAGTCCACTAGTAGAAACAAGAGAAGTGCAACTGCAATTGTGGAACAAAGCAAGCCACCTATTTCAGATGATAGTTATTGCATCAAGACTGCTACATCAGAAGCATTTCCAGTTGATTGCTCAGATGAGATGGGCATTGGACCAGATTGGGAACATAAAGTGAACAGTCTATTGCAaaagcattttggtaatttttcgtTAAAAGAATTTCAGAAAGAAGCCTTGACTGCATGGCAAGCTCATGAAGACTGTCTTGTTCTTGCTGCAACAGGATCTG GGAAATCTTTGTGTTTTCAGATTCCAGCATTATTGACTGGGAAGGTTGTGGTTGTAATATCACCATTGATAAGCTTGATGCATGATCAGTGCTTAAAACTGGCAAAACATGGGGTCTCTGCTTGCTTTCTTGGATCTGGCCAGCCTGATAGTTCTGTTGAAACTAAAGCTATGAGAGGCATGTATAGCATAGTATATATTTGCCCTGAGACAGTTTTAAG ACTGATAAAACCACTTCAGACATTAGCGGAAAATCGTGGAATTGCTTTATTTGCTATTGATGAAGTACATTGTGTTTCTAAGTGGGGTCATGATTTTCGGCCAGACTACAG GAGATTGTCTGTCCTGCGAGAGAAGTTCAGTGCAAGCAACTTAAAGTTCCTAAAATTCAGTATACCACTGATGGCATTAACTGCTACTGCCACAATACAGGTTCGAGAAGACATTCTCAAGTCATTGTCCATGACAAAAGAAACAAAGGTTGTCCTTACCTCATTTTTTCGGCCAAACCTGAGGTTTTCC GTAAAACATAGTAGAACCTCTTCACCATTATCTTATGAGAAAGATTTCCATGAGTTGATTGATCAATATGCAAGAAAGGGAAAACCTGGAGAAAAGAAACAAATGATATTCCCACTAGAATTTAGTGGTTCATCTGTTAGCATATTGGAGGCAGATGCAATTTCTGACAATGATTTGACTGATGTTGAGGATAGTTATTCTGATAGAGATGATGAAACATATTCAACAGAGCATAATGATGCAAAGGGAAAAGAAATGTCAATTGAGTACTTGGAAAACGAGGTGGATGTTTTCCAGAGTGTGGATGATTGGGATG TTGCTTGTGGTGAGTTCTCCGCAGAAGCTCCTCATCTAGACTGTGACCTCATTGGAGTATCTGAGTCGGTTGATCACCCAAGTAGACTGGACAAAAGGGATCAACTTTTAAAAGAGAATTTAGAACAAGGACCTACCATCATATATGTTCCCACTAGAAAAGATACATTGAAAATTGCCAAGTATCTATGTGGACATGGTGTGAAGGCTGCTGCTTATAATGCAGGG TTGCCGAAAAAACATTTGAGGCAGGTCCACAAGGAAtttcaagaaaacacaatagag GTTGTTGTAGCAACAATTGCTTTTGGAATGGGGATTGACAAGTTAATGGTCCGAAGGATTATCCACTATGGTTGGCCACAG AGCCTGGAAGCATACTATCAAGAAGCTGGTCGTGCTGGAAGAGACGGAAAGTTAGCAGATTGTA TATTGATTGCAAACTTATCAAGAGTACCTTCACTTTTGCCTAGTAAGAGAACTGCTGAGCAGACAAGACAAGCATACAAGATGTTGTCTGATTGTTTCAG GTATGGAATGAATTCATCATGCTGTCGGGCTAAGAAGCTCGTGGAATACTTTGGAGAGAAATTCACTGATGAGAAGTGTCTCAT GTGTGATGTGTGCGTTAATGGACCTCCCGAAGCACAGGATTTGAGAGAGGAGGCAGACATCTTGATGCAGGTTATTGCTGCCTATAAC GGACGTAGAACTTTTGATGAGGCCTCATACTTTGATGATGCAAGTACACAACAAAGATTCAGGGGAAAGCCAGATCTCAGGATGTTTGTCAGTGAAATTAGGTCACAG TCTCAAAAATTCATGGCTACTGATCTGCTCTGGTGGCGAGGCCTTGCTCGAATTATGGAAAGTAAAGGGTTAATCAGAGAGGGAGATGACAAG AACCATGTTCAGATAACAATGCCAGAGCCAACAGAACTTGGTCTTGAGTTTCTGCAATACAAGGAGGACCAAACTTTTTGTGTTCACCCTGAAGCAGATATGCTTGTGTCCATGAGGAAGACTGAATCTTATTCGAGTTTCTCAGACTGGGGAAAAGGGTGGGCTGACCCTGAGATTCGCCGCCAACGTTTGGAGAGGATGCAACACAAGACGAAGCAGAAAAAAACAAAGGGGTTAAGAGGGTCAAGAAAAAGGGGGAAAAGAAATTCAAATAAGCATACTCCTGATATGACTACTGTTAGAGGTAGAATAACAGCGAAATTCACCAAAGCAAATGGTAAGCCATTTCGGTCTAGGTGA
- the LOC133790958 gene encoding ATP-dependent DNA helicase Q-like SIM isoform X2 yields the protein MNGNSISSEEDVVSKLIEMGFENSNAVEAVKLVGPSLDDAVEYILNGCRRNSHRATSNSTSFENNVKALGKRDMSSTCVSGQKRQSSILEHFQSTSRNKRSATAIVEQSKPPISDDSYCIKTATSEAFPVDCSDEMGIGPDWEHKVNSLLQKHFGNFSLKEFQKEALTAWQAHEDCLVLAATGSGKSLCFQIPALLTGKVVVVISPLISLMHDQCLKLAKHGVSACFLGSGQPDSSVETKAMRGMYSIVYICPETVLRLIKPLQTLAENRGIALFAIDEVHCVSKWGHDFRPDYRRLSVLREKFSASNLKFLKFSIPLMALTATATIQVREDILKSLSMTKETKVKHSRTSSPLSYEKDFHELIDQYARKGKPGEKKQMIFPLEFSGSSVSILEADAISDNDLTDVEDSYSDRDDETYSTEHNDAKGKEMSIEYLENEVDVFQSVDDWDVACGEFSAEAPHLDCDLIGVSESVDHPSRLDKRDQLLKENLEQGPTIIYVPTRKDTLKIAKYLCGHGVKAAAYNAGLPKKHLRQVHKEFQENTIEVVVATIAFGMGIDKLMVRRIIHYGWPQSLEAYYQEAGRAGRDGKLADCILIANLSRVPSLLPSKRTAEQTRQAYKMLSDCFRYGMNSSCCRAKKLVEYFGEKFTDEKCLMCDVCVNGPPEAQDLREEADILMQVIAAYNGRRTFDEASYFDDASTQQRFRGKPDLRMFVSEIRSQSQKFMATDLLWWRGLARIMESKGLIREGDDKNHVQITMPEPTELGLEFLQYKEDQTFCVHPEADMLVSMRKTESYSSFSDWGKGWADPEIRRQRLERMQHKTKQKKTKGLRGSRKRGKRNSNKHTPDMTTVRGRITAKFTKANGKPFRSR from the exons ATGAATGGCAATAGTATCTCTTCCGAAGAAGATGTTGTCTCAAAACTTATTGAAATGGGGTTTGAGAATTCCAATGCCGTAGAAGCTGTGAAATTAGTTGGTCCATCACTTGATGATGCAGTTGAATATATATTGAATGGATGTCGTAGAAACAGTCATAGGGCAACAAGTAATTCTACCAGTTTTGAGAACAATGTGAAGGCTTTGGGGAAAAGAGACATGTCTTCCACTTGTGTCTCAGGTCAGAAGCGACAGTCTAGCATACTAGAACATTTCCAGTCCACTAGTAGAAACAAGAGAAGTGCAACTGCAATTGTGGAACAAAGCAAGCCACCTATTTCAGATGATAGTTATTGCATCAAGACTGCTACATCAGAAGCATTTCCAGTTGATTGCTCAGATGAGATGGGCATTGGACCAGATTGGGAACATAAAGTGAACAGTCTATTGCAaaagcattttggtaatttttcgtTAAAAGAATTTCAGAAAGAAGCCTTGACTGCATGGCAAGCTCATGAAGACTGTCTTGTTCTTGCTGCAACAGGATCTG GGAAATCTTTGTGTTTTCAGATTCCAGCATTATTGACTGGGAAGGTTGTGGTTGTAATATCACCATTGATAAGCTTGATGCATGATCAGTGCTTAAAACTGGCAAAACATGGGGTCTCTGCTTGCTTTCTTGGATCTGGCCAGCCTGATAGTTCTGTTGAAACTAAAGCTATGAGAGGCATGTATAGCATAGTATATATTTGCCCTGAGACAGTTTTAAG ACTGATAAAACCACTTCAGACATTAGCGGAAAATCGTGGAATTGCTTTATTTGCTATTGATGAAGTACATTGTGTTTCTAAGTGGGGTCATGATTTTCGGCCAGACTACAG GAGATTGTCTGTCCTGCGAGAGAAGTTCAGTGCAAGCAACTTAAAGTTCCTAAAATTCAGTATACCACTGATGGCATTAACTGCTACTGCCACAATACAGGTTCGAGAAGACATTCTCAAGTCATTGTCCATGACAAAAGAAACAAAG GTAAAACATAGTAGAACCTCTTCACCATTATCTTATGAGAAAGATTTCCATGAGTTGATTGATCAATATGCAAGAAAGGGAAAACCTGGAGAAAAGAAACAAATGATATTCCCACTAGAATTTAGTGGTTCATCTGTTAGCATATTGGAGGCAGATGCAATTTCTGACAATGATTTGACTGATGTTGAGGATAGTTATTCTGATAGAGATGATGAAACATATTCAACAGAGCATAATGATGCAAAGGGAAAAGAAATGTCAATTGAGTACTTGGAAAACGAGGTGGATGTTTTCCAGAGTGTGGATGATTGGGATG TTGCTTGTGGTGAGTTCTCCGCAGAAGCTCCTCATCTAGACTGTGACCTCATTGGAGTATCTGAGTCGGTTGATCACCCAAGTAGACTGGACAAAAGGGATCAACTTTTAAAAGAGAATTTAGAACAAGGACCTACCATCATATATGTTCCCACTAGAAAAGATACATTGAAAATTGCCAAGTATCTATGTGGACATGGTGTGAAGGCTGCTGCTTATAATGCAGGG TTGCCGAAAAAACATTTGAGGCAGGTCCACAAGGAAtttcaagaaaacacaatagag GTTGTTGTAGCAACAATTGCTTTTGGAATGGGGATTGACAAGTTAATGGTCCGAAGGATTATCCACTATGGTTGGCCACAG AGCCTGGAAGCATACTATCAAGAAGCTGGTCGTGCTGGAAGAGACGGAAAGTTAGCAGATTGTA TATTGATTGCAAACTTATCAAGAGTACCTTCACTTTTGCCTAGTAAGAGAACTGCTGAGCAGACAAGACAAGCATACAAGATGTTGTCTGATTGTTTCAG GTATGGAATGAATTCATCATGCTGTCGGGCTAAGAAGCTCGTGGAATACTTTGGAGAGAAATTCACTGATGAGAAGTGTCTCAT GTGTGATGTGTGCGTTAATGGACCTCCCGAAGCACAGGATTTGAGAGAGGAGGCAGACATCTTGATGCAGGTTATTGCTGCCTATAAC GGACGTAGAACTTTTGATGAGGCCTCATACTTTGATGATGCAAGTACACAACAAAGATTCAGGGGAAAGCCAGATCTCAGGATGTTTGTCAGTGAAATTAGGTCACAG TCTCAAAAATTCATGGCTACTGATCTGCTCTGGTGGCGAGGCCTTGCTCGAATTATGGAAAGTAAAGGGTTAATCAGAGAGGGAGATGACAAG AACCATGTTCAGATAACAATGCCAGAGCCAACAGAACTTGGTCTTGAGTTTCTGCAATACAAGGAGGACCAAACTTTTTGTGTTCACCCTGAAGCAGATATGCTTGTGTCCATGAGGAAGACTGAATCTTATTCGAGTTTCTCAGACTGGGGAAAAGGGTGGGCTGACCCTGAGATTCGCCGCCAACGTTTGGAGAGGATGCAACACAAGACGAAGCAGAAAAAAACAAAGGGGTTAAGAGGGTCAAGAAAAAGGGGGAAAAGAAATTCAAATAAGCATACTCCTGATATGACTACTGTTAGAGGTAGAATAACAGCGAAATTCACCAAAGCAAATGGTAAGCCATTTCGGTCTAGGTGA